A stretch of the Staphylococcus sp. NRL 16/872 genome encodes the following:
- a CDS encoding ATP-binding cassette domain-containing protein — MPNHQQKDNPIVNVERLSVFDNERTLIDSVSLKVNKGDFHCIIGESGSGKSLLTRTILGMKRDNLRYQGSLDIDLNKTDAVFQDVYSNMFQNVTIGKHFQYLFEATKSKLSSTERTDWVIEQIRLLGLNEGEKLLKRYPFEMSGGMAQRIAFIMSLIRRPAVLFLDESTSALDTDNVERLMSYLIEARQRYGMTIIFITHDINLVRNYATHMSIMKNGRVIESGDAKSILDNPTELYTQKLIEIAHRRRDYARN; from the coding sequence ATTCCAAATCATCAACAAAAAGATAACCCGATAGTAAACGTAGAACGATTAAGTGTGTTTGATAACGAGCGTACCTTGATTGATTCGGTTTCTTTAAAAGTGAACAAAGGAGACTTTCATTGCATTATTGGAGAAAGTGGAAGTGGTAAATCATTATTGACTAGAACCATTCTTGGCATGAAACGAGATAATTTGCGATATCAAGGTTCGCTTGATATCGATTTAAATAAGACGGATGCCGTCTTCCAAGATGTGTACAGCAATATGTTTCAAAACGTCACGATAGGTAAACATTTTCAATATTTGTTTGAGGCCACAAAGTCGAAACTGTCTTCCACGGAACGAACTGACTGGGTAATAGAGCAAATACGCTTGCTTGGTTTGAATGAAGGAGAAAAGTTGCTTAAACGTTATCCTTTTGAAATGAGTGGTGGCATGGCGCAACGTATTGCTTTCATAATGTCATTAATAAGACGTCCGGCTGTCTTATTTTTAGATGAATCAACGAGTGCATTAGATACGGATAACGTTGAACGGTTGATGTCATATTTGATTGAAGCACGACAACGTTATGGTATGACGATTATTTTTATTACACACGATATTAATTTAGTTAGAAACTATGCGACACATATGAGCATTATGAAAAATGGTCGTGTGATTGAAAGTGGCGACGCGAAATCAATTCTAGATAACCCAACTGAACTTTATACGCAAAAGTTAATTGAGATAGCACATAGGAGAAGAGATTATGCTAGAAATTAA
- a CDS encoding ATP-binding cassette domain-containing protein, whose protein sequence is MLEINNVTKHLGGKIIFKNISFEMKQHHLLISGESGSGKSTLAKILAGLDTDYSGQLYLNHKPRKDYTIKEWMKVIQYVPQYQRDTLNGRKTVRYILTEPLKNYHFQKETYSERIEAILERCALPSEILNQRIDTLSGGQFQRVWIAKALMIEPQILILDEATTNLDVINEESILQMLKTLKETQLIIISHDQYVLNSFEGKTITMSSNIE, encoded by the coding sequence ATGCTAGAAATTAATAATGTGACCAAACATCTTGGTGGAAAAATCATTTTCAAAAATATTAGTTTTGAGATGAAACAACATCATTTACTAATTAGTGGAGAAAGTGGAAGTGGTAAATCTACGTTAGCCAAGATCCTAGCGGGGTTAGACACAGACTATAGTGGCCAACTGTATCTCAATCATAAACCTCGCAAAGATTATACTATTAAAGAATGGATGAAAGTAATTCAATATGTACCCCAATATCAACGTGACACATTAAATGGACGTAAAACCGTGCGCTATATCTTAACCGAGCCGTTGAAGAATTATCATTTTCAAAAAGAAACGTACTCAGAGAGAATTGAAGCAATACTGGAGCGCTGTGCATTACCCTCAGAAATCTTAAATCAGCGTATCGATACATTGAGTGGGGGCCAATTTCAACGCGTATGGATTGCTAAAGCATTGATGATAGAACCACAAATATTAATATTAGATGAAGCCACAACGAACTTAGATGTAATTAATGAAGAAAGCATCCTCCAAATGCTCAAAACATTAAAAGAAACACAACTTATCATTATTTCACATGACCAATATGTGCTTAATTCGTTTGAAGGTAAAACAATTACAATGAGTTCAAATATAGAGTAG
- a CDS encoding YbfB/YjiJ family MFS transporter — MNQQNAYKQLFLGMLCLLIVMAISRFAYTPILPFMQQDTGMTNQNAGLLATLNYLGYLVGAVIPMFFIFKSKVVDLKIYLVFNIISIIGMGVSSDFTIWSILRVIAGITSGTIFVLASNVVLEALRQANKQSISGILYSAVGIGICMSSVFIFIFTHEQTWKATWIILGGAALVASLLVVFGMKDNPSVDYKRSTTTTGATQPLNRPFIILFAIAYFFEGAGYIVTGTFLVAIIKMIPTLADYAALSWMFVGLGAIPSTLIWSLLAEKLGYKIALYSAFILQIISVGLPIITHNAFSLIIASMLFGATFLGLTTLFMSKSQALSFQTNSKINFVSLLTVIYSVGQMLAPIISGVLIGDSGNYNLALSFAIVLLTLGLIFIICSYRFDAEKV, encoded by the coding sequence ATGAATCAACAAAATGCATATAAACAGCTATTTCTAGGTATGCTTTGCTTACTTATAGTAATGGCGATTAGTCGTTTTGCTTATACACCGATATTACCTTTCATGCAACAAGACACTGGAATGACCAATCAAAATGCGGGGTTACTTGCAACGTTAAACTATTTAGGCTATCTCGTAGGTGCCGTTATTCCTATGTTTTTCATTTTTAAATCTAAAGTTGTGGATTTAAAAATATATCTTGTTTTTAACATTATTTCGATTATTGGCATGGGAGTGTCTAGTGATTTTACAATATGGTCTATCCTTCGTGTCATAGCAGGTATTACAAGTGGCACAATCTTTGTACTAGCCTCGAATGTCGTATTAGAAGCGCTAAGACAAGCGAATAAACAAAGTATTTCAGGCATTTTATATAGTGCGGTAGGAATTGGCATATGTATGAGTAGTGTTTTTATTTTCATTTTTACACACGAACAAACTTGGAAAGCAACATGGATTATTTTAGGAGGCGCAGCATTAGTCGCTAGTTTATTAGTCGTATTTGGGATGAAAGATAACCCCTCTGTCGATTATAAACGTTCTACAACGACGACAGGCGCGACGCAACCACTCAATCGTCCTTTTATTATTTTATTTGCGATTGCCTATTTCTTTGAAGGCGCTGGTTATATTGTCACAGGCACATTTTTAGTGGCAATCATTAAGATGATACCCACCCTTGCAGATTACGCTGCTCTTAGCTGGATGTTTGTAGGTTTAGGCGCTATCCCTTCGACGCTTATTTGGTCTTTATTAGCTGAAAAGTTAGGCTATAAAATAGCACTCTATAGTGCCTTTATTTTACAAATTATAAGTGTAGGACTACCTATCATTACACATAATGCCTTTAGCTTAATCATAGCCTCTATGTTATTTGGTGCTACTTTCTTAGGTTTAACGACACTCTTTATGTCGAAAAGCCAGGCATTATCTTTTCAAACGAATAGTAAAATCAATTTCGTATCATTACTTACTGTCATCTACAGTGTTGGTCAAATGTTAGCGCCAATTATTTCAGGCGTGCTAATTGGCGATTCAGGTAACTATAATTTGGCACTTAGCTTTGCGATTGTCTTACTTACTTTAGGTTTAATATTCATTATTTGTAGTTATAGATTTGACGCTGAAAAAGTATAA
- a CDS encoding patatin-like phospholipase family protein, whose product MNTQKDNFEHAIVLGGGGSLAIGWELGYLSALSEAGVDVRHADLVIGTSGGAQAGTSLTSDHSWDEIYDQQIAPKSNEEPPVNDMSEIFARYNEIEKSASTPQEWIENYSVYALEDHKFNESVHINRLKNRIKVTEWPSNMMITAVNANKAQRVALTSESHVDIHRAMASSGSLPGVWPATTIDGEKHFDGGCHSMENADLAKGAKKVLIFATNLPVATPYTLEDAIKELEQNGSEVKLITPSEEVFNKLQELGGNTVNPAIRPDIFKVAQEQGRQDAEMIKTFWN is encoded by the coding sequence ATGAATACTCAAAAAGACAATTTTGAACATGCAATTGTATTAGGCGGGGGAGGATCACTCGCTATTGGCTGGGAATTAGGTTATCTTTCAGCGCTGTCTGAAGCTGGAGTTGATGTGCGACACGCAGATTTAGTTATCGGTACGTCAGGTGGTGCTCAAGCAGGCACTAGCTTAACATCTGATCATAGTTGGGACGAGATTTATGACCAGCAAATTGCGCCTAAATCTAATGAAGAACCTCCTGTTAATGATATGTCTGAGATCTTTGCGCGTTATAACGAAATTGAGAAAAGTGCTTCCACACCACAAGAGTGGATAGAGAACTATAGTGTTTACGCTTTAGAAGATCATAAATTTAATGAAAGTGTGCATATTAATCGTTTAAAAAATAGAATTAAGGTAACAGAATGGCCGTCTAATATGATGATTACTGCAGTGAATGCCAATAAAGCGCAACGCGTAGCATTGACATCAGAATCACATGTTGATATTCATAGAGCCATGGCTTCAAGTGGTTCACTCCCAGGTGTTTGGCCAGCGACTACAATTGATGGAGAGAAACACTTCGATGGTGGTTGTCATTCTATGGAAAATGCTGACTTAGCAAAAGGTGCAAAAAAAGTATTAATCTTTGCGACAAATCTTCCAGTAGCAACGCCTTATACACTTGAGGATGCCATTAAAGAATTAGAACAAAATGGTTCTGAGGTTAAATTAATTACGCCAAGTGAAGAGGTATTTAATAAATTACAAGAACTTGGTGGCAATACCGTTAATCCTGCCATTCGTCCAGACATTTTCAAAGTAGCTCAAGAACAAGGGCGACAAGATGCCGAAATGATTAAAACATTCTGGAATTAA
- a CDS encoding MFS transporter gives MSKQTNRVILFIILFSYFLILMDNSIIFTSTVKIAQSLHMDKASLSWVSNAYTITFGGFLLLAGRLGDLFGRKRIFIGGLIIFGLSSLCIGLAQTSVQMITFRAIQGIGSAVIAPTSLALLMDHFEGKARAKAISYYGATAGIGSSIGLLLGGWLTSFISWRSGFLINVPFTIILIGLTIIYIKPTIIHRVKVDFMGAFLSVIATMTLVYGMTNKSFIAVLIGLILLVIFIVIERKSAFALIPMSLFKNKVRTGAYIGRFIFMMTMLSYWFILPQIMQHLYHFTPLQAGMAFLPLTIINFIGALYLPRLTEQLGDTRVLMLGQIILTFGLIITAILNPLHGYWLAIGLPMILVGLGQGWLLAPLTSAGIHQVDASLSGAASGMTNTMHQLGGPIGLSIIVFFTSHIVNIINYYHIVMWLIVVYMLIGTIVLWLTQRPSNNI, from the coding sequence ATGTCTAAACAGACAAACCGTGTCATCCTCTTTATCATTCTATTTAGTTATTTTCTAATATTAATGGATAATTCAATCATATTTACGAGTACCGTGAAAATTGCTCAAAGTCTTCATATGGATAAAGCTTCTTTATCATGGGTTTCTAATGCTTATACCATCACATTCGGTGGCTTTCTCCTTCTTGCCGGACGATTGGGCGATTTATTCGGACGTAAACGCATATTTATAGGCGGATTAATTATTTTTGGTCTATCTAGCTTATGTATAGGACTCGCCCAAACTAGCGTACAAATGATTACATTTAGAGCTATCCAAGGTATTGGATCGGCTGTGATCGCACCAACTTCATTAGCACTTTTAATGGATCATTTTGAAGGAAAGGCTCGTGCTAAGGCAATTAGTTACTATGGTGCTACTGCCGGTATCGGTTCAAGTATCGGCTTACTTCTAGGTGGCTGGTTGACTAGCTTCATCAGTTGGCGTTCAGGCTTTCTTATCAATGTTCCATTTACAATTATTTTAATTGGCTTAACTATTATTTATATTAAACCTACCATTATTCACCGTGTTAAAGTCGATTTTATGGGTGCCTTTCTGTCAGTTATTGCCACAATGACGCTCGTTTATGGTATGACAAATAAATCTTTCATCGCCGTACTCATCGGTTTAATTTTATTAGTCATCTTTATTGTAATTGAACGTAAATCAGCGTTTGCCTTAATACCTATGTCACTTTTCAAGAATAAAGTACGTACAGGTGCCTATATCGGCCGCTTTATCTTTATGATGACGATGCTTTCTTATTGGTTCATCCTGCCACAAATCATGCAACATCTCTATCATTTTACGCCGTTGCAAGCAGGTATGGCATTCTTACCTTTAACTATAATTAATTTTATAGGGGCGCTTTATTTACCTCGTTTAACTGAACAGTTGGGCGACACACGCGTACTCATGCTAGGACAAATCATACTGACATTCGGACTGATTATCACTGCCATACTTAATCCTCTTCACGGTTACTGGTTAGCGATAGGTTTGCCTATGATTCTAGTAGGCTTAGGACAAGGATGGTTACTTGCGCCACTTACAAGCGCAGGTATTCATCAAGTAGATGCTAGTCTTTCTGGAGCAGCAAGCGGCATGACAAATACCATGCACCAACTTGGTGGACCTATTGGCTTATCTATTATCGTCTTTTTCACTTCCCATATTGTTAATATAATCAACTACTACCATATTGTGATGTGGTTAATTGTTGTTTATATGTTGATTGGTACCATTGTATTGTGGCTCACACAACGTCCCTCAAATAATATATAA
- a CDS encoding MerR family transcriptional regulator: MNTKEVVELMGVSQDTLRYYEKVGAIPPVGRNKNGYRDYRTNDLNWIYLAKNLRQAGVTIELLIEFCKLGQLPTNKDIQQRQKDLLNQQLSELDEKLATIHKARQLLKYKIDNYDNHLAKFNKGEMTNDTVDKLWKKDLSAFQ; this comes from the coding sequence ATGAATACGAAAGAAGTTGTAGAACTGATGGGCGTTTCTCAAGATACGCTGAGATATTATGAGAAAGTCGGCGCGATTCCACCAGTAGGACGTAATAAAAATGGCTATCGTGATTATAGAACAAATGATTTAAATTGGATATATTTAGCGAAAAATTTGCGTCAAGCGGGCGTAACGATTGAATTGCTTATTGAATTTTGTAAATTAGGACAATTACCTACTAATAAAGACATTCAACAACGACAAAAAGATTTATTAAATCAACAGTTAAGTGAGTTAGATGAGAAATTAGCCACTATCCATAAGGCGCGTCAGTTATTAAAATATAAAATTGATAATTATGATAATCATTTAGCGAAATTTAACAAAGGCGAAATGACTAATGATACTGTGGATAAATTGTGGAAAAAGGATTTAAGTGCATTTCAGTAA
- a CDS encoding 6-carboxytetrahydropterin synthase — MKRDLSHIQPPNHFRYKESQTVLKQSYEFKCDNRIYFSETAHQDLHDHLYRLYVDVLSPIGDFGLGLDFNEVDAIYNEFIKPKVDNQLINETLPDMNTTAENIAMWMWDEFEKHLPEGNHMYELQLFETDHHGVSLNQDTMSNKK; from the coding sequence ATGAAACGAGATTTAAGTCATATTCAACCACCGAATCATTTTAGATATAAAGAAAGCCAAACGGTACTTAAACAAAGTTATGAATTTAAATGTGATAACCGTATTTATTTCAGTGAAACAGCACATCAAGACCTACATGATCACTTATACCGTTTATATGTAGATGTTTTATCTCCTATTGGGGATTTTGGTTTGGGTTTAGATTTTAATGAAGTAGATGCAATTTATAATGAATTTATTAAACCTAAAGTAGATAATCAACTTATAAATGAAACATTACCTGACATGAATACGACAGCTGAGAATATCGCGATGTGGATGTGGGATGAGTTTGAAAAGCATCTTCCTGAAGGTAATCACATGTATGAATTACAATTATTTGAGACAGACCACCATGGGGTAAGTCTAAATCAAGATACAATGAGCAATAAAAAATAA
- a CDS encoding hemolysin family protein, whose product MGTTFSLITFILLLVLTAFFVATEFAIVKVRSTRIEQLSKSGDNKAIAAKKVIEHLDEYLAACQLGITITALGIGMVGESTFEFMLHPLFSSVGIPESWIHPFTIGGAFVIATFLHVVVGEMAPKTVAIQKAEAITLAFAKPIIFFYKIMYPFIYILNGAARIILKMFNMKPAKESEVFHTEEELKQLIYDSHEGGEINESELHHINQAFKFDNLVAKDVMIERQYVKTLDISDHFEEAIQKIKRNAYTRYPVTKNNEIIGFIHSKSLFNVEQPTDLEHFINPIINTEIGTPLKHILEIMKKEKVHIAAVYSDSEFQGIITLENILEEIVGDIEDEYN is encoded by the coding sequence TTGGGGACCACATTTAGTCTTATTACTTTTATTTTATTATTAGTCCTAACGGCATTTTTCGTAGCAACGGAATTTGCGATTGTTAAAGTTAGATCGACCAGGATTGAGCAGTTGTCAAAGTCTGGAGACAACAAAGCTATAGCGGCTAAGAAAGTTATTGAACATTTAGATGAATATTTAGCAGCTTGTCAATTAGGTATTACCATCACCGCTTTAGGTATTGGTATGGTTGGTGAATCAACATTTGAATTTATGTTACATCCACTATTCAGTAGCGTGGGTATTCCGGAGTCTTGGATACATCCGTTTACCATTGGTGGTGCATTTGTAATTGCGACATTTTTACATGTTGTCGTCGGAGAGATGGCACCTAAGACAGTCGCAATACAAAAGGCGGAAGCTATCACATTAGCCTTTGCCAAACCAATTATCTTTTTCTATAAGATCATGTATCCGTTTATTTATATTTTAAATGGAGCTGCACGCATTATCTTAAAGATGTTTAACATGAAACCTGCGAAAGAGAGCGAAGTCTTTCACACTGAAGAAGAATTGAAGCAATTAATTTATGATAGTCACGAAGGTGGCGAGATTAATGAAAGTGAACTTCACCATATTAATCAAGCTTTCAAATTTGATAATTTAGTTGCCAAAGATGTAATGATTGAACGACAATATGTCAAAACGCTTGATATAAGTGATCATTTCGAAGAGGCAATTCAAAAAATAAAAAGAAATGCTTATACAAGATATCCTGTCACGAAAAATAATGAGATTATAGGATTTATTCATTCCAAATCATTGTTTAACGTGGAACAACCTACCGACTTAGAACATTTTATTAATCCAATTATTAATACTGAGATCGGAACACCATTGAAACATATATTAGAAATAATGAAGAAAGAAAAAGTTCATATCGCTGCAGTTTATAGTGATTCTGAGTTCCAAGGCATTATTACCTTAGAAAATATTCTGGAAGAAATCGTCGGCGATATTGAAGATGAATACAATTAA
- a CDS encoding Rrf2 family transcriptional regulator — MKISSRFTVAVHILSLVKIENNQTLTSAYIANSVNTNSVVIRRLISKLKQADLIETHQGSGGIQLLKPLSDITLLDVYKAVEVVEEGELFQIHEDTNINCVVGANIQSVLEIVLLRAQDAMETVLKNVTMEDIVSGILQENG; from the coding sequence TTGAAAATTAGTAGTCGATTTACTGTGGCTGTACATATATTATCTCTAGTTAAAATAGAAAATAATCAAACACTAACATCGGCGTATATCGCGAACAGTGTAAATACAAATTCAGTCGTTATTAGAAGATTAATAAGTAAATTAAAACAAGCAGATTTGATTGAAACACATCAAGGTAGCGGCGGCATCCAATTATTAAAACCATTAAGTGACATCACGTTACTTGATGTCTATAAAGCGGTGGAAGTTGTGGAAGAGGGAGAACTTTTCCAAATACATGAAGATACAAATATTAATTGTGTCGTTGGTGCGAATATCCAAAGTGTACTAGAAATCGTCTTATTGCGTGCACAAGACGCTATGGAAACAGTGTTGAAGAATGTCACGATGGAAGATATAGTATCAGGAATCTTACAAGAAAACGGATAA
- a CDS encoding NAD(P)-dependent oxidoreductase: MKIGIIGATGKVGNKVLQEATQRGHEVTAIVRNASKLNNSDIKVIEKDIFNLTAEDIKDLDVVVNAFGAPLGEEEAHVEAGRALIALLKDVNTRAIIVGGAGSLYVDDAHTTRVLDTPEFPDVFKPTATGQGRNLEDLKEAEGITWTFVSPSAEFDPEGQRTGTYQSGKDQLLVNSQGDSYISYADYAIAIVDEAEHAAHVNERFTVVGEKE; this comes from the coding sequence ATGAAAATTGGTATTATTGGAGCAACTGGTAAAGTAGGAAATAAAGTATTACAAGAAGCAACTCAACGTGGTCATGAAGTGACTGCGATTGTTAGAAATGCTTCAAAATTAAACAATTCAGACATAAAAGTCATTGAAAAAGATATTTTCAATTTAACAGCAGAAGATATTAAAGATCTTGATGTCGTTGTTAATGCGTTTGGTGCGCCACTAGGTGAAGAAGAAGCGCATGTTGAAGCGGGTCGTGCATTAATCGCGTTATTAAAAGACGTAAACACTAGAGCAATTATCGTCGGTGGTGCTGGTAGTTTATACGTAGATGATGCGCACACAACACGAGTATTGGATACTCCAGAATTCCCAGATGTGTTTAAACCAACTGCTACAGGACAAGGTCGCAACCTTGAAGATCTTAAAGAAGCAGAAGGCATCACTTGGACATTTGTTAGTCCTTCAGCTGAGTTTGATCCTGAAGGTCAACGTACAGGCACTTATCAATCAGGTAAAGATCAATTATTAGTAAATAGCCAAGGGGACAGCTACATTAGCTACGCAGATTATGCGATTGCGATCGTAGATGAAGCTGAACATGCAGCCCACGTTAACGAACGCTTCACAGTAGTTGGCGAAAAAGAATAA
- a CDS encoding LysR family transcriptional regulator, which yields MSYKHAISYLEAVQRYGNISHAAKHLYISQPYLSRYIKEMENDLGVTLINRDSNPLELTYSAERFLEYLHEMEEIDTRMREELQTISNLKKGRIRIGVNPILATHTLYNILPKFIQNYPGVEIELVEEVAHRIEQIVSDQQVDIGVTILPLYNEDLSYEILYTENIYLALPPGHSLLEEARTHANDGAFPFHLLNNEKFILLKPEMTLRRLSNQILKDYDVSPEVMMETISVENALRLVNEGIAITFVPKSVKDMNADRFNGAFVQLNPHQYFNQVVLAYNENHKKRLSKAAKTFVQMAKSERN from the coding sequence ATGTCCTACAAGCACGCCATCAGTTATTTAGAAGCTGTGCAACGGTATGGCAATATCTCACATGCAGCGAAACATTTATACATTTCTCAACCCTATTTAAGTCGCTATATTAAAGAAATGGAGAATGACCTAGGTGTCACTTTAATTAATCGTGACAGCAATCCATTAGAACTGACATATTCGGCCGAACGTTTTCTTGAGTATTTACATGAAATGGAAGAGATTGATACTCGAATGCGTGAAGAATTGCAGACGATTTCTAATTTGAAAAAGGGGCGTATCCGTATAGGCGTTAATCCAATTTTAGCGACCCATACGTTATATAATATTCTGCCGAAATTCATTCAGAATTATCCTGGTGTAGAAATTGAACTAGTAGAAGAGGTTGCCCACAGAATTGAACAGATTGTATCTGATCAACAAGTGGATATTGGCGTAACGATTTTGCCATTATATAACGAAGATTTATCTTATGAAATTTTATATACCGAGAATATTTATTTAGCATTGCCTCCGGGCCATTCTTTACTTGAGGAAGCCAGAACACATGCTAACGATGGCGCATTTCCTTTTCACTTATTAAATAATGAAAAATTCATTCTACTTAAACCTGAGATGACACTACGTCGATTATCCAACCAAATCTTAAAAGATTATGACGTCTCACCTGAGGTCATGATGGAGACGATAAGTGTGGAAAATGCTTTACGCCTTGTCAATGAAGGTATCGCCATTACCTTTGTCCCTAAAAGTGTGAAAGATATGAATGCAGACCGTTTTAATGGCGCATTTGTCCAACTTAATCCTCATCAATATTTCAATCAAGTCGTCTTAGCTTATAACGAGAACCATAAGAAGCGGTTATCTAAAGCAGCAAAGACATTTGTTCAAATGGCAAAGTCAGAAAGAAATTAA
- a CDS encoding 3-hydroxybutyrate dehydrogenase, translated as MTRNVIVTGSAQGIGYAIAQAFDKEQDRVFIFDMNQEAADKAARTLNNGVAYKVDITDEDEVSQAIKDINDKYGAVDVLVNNAGVQHIDKVEDFPLEQWNKVIGVIQTGTFLMTKHVLPSMKEQQSGRIITISSAHGEMADPFKSAYVASKFAQIGFTKTVALETVKDGITANAVLPGPVRTSLIENQLAHLAQQDGSTEQEAMEKYITGKMPMNRLLEPSEIAATVVFLASEGATAITGETISVSGGSNA; from the coding sequence ATGACAAGAAATGTAATCGTAACAGGCTCAGCACAAGGTATAGGATATGCAATCGCGCAAGCATTTGATAAAGAACAAGATCGCGTCTTCATCTTTGATATGAATCAAGAAGCCGCGGACAAAGCAGCACGCACATTAAATAACGGTGTGGCTTACAAAGTAGATATTACGGATGAAGATGAAGTTTCACAAGCTATCAAAGATATAAATGATAAATATGGCGCAGTGGATGTGTTAGTTAATAATGCAGGCGTTCAACATATAGATAAAGTAGAAGATTTCCCATTAGAACAATGGAACAAAGTTATCGGTGTGATTCAAACTGGTACTTTCTTAATGACTAAACATGTCCTCCCATCAATGAAAGAACAACAAAGTGGGCGTATCATTACCATTTCTTCTGCCCATGGTGAAATGGCAGACCCATTCAAATCTGCTTATGTAGCTTCTAAATTCGCTCAAATTGGTTTCACTAAAACAGTCGCACTTGAAACAGTTAAAGATGGTATTACAGCGAATGCAGTATTACCAGGACCAGTTCGTACATCATTAATTGAGAATCAACTGGCACATCTTGCACAACAAGATGGTTCAACTGAACAAGAAGCAATGGAAAAATATATCACAGGTAAAATGCCAATGAACCGTTTGTTAGAACCTTCAGAAATTGCAGCAACCGTTGTTTTTCTAGCATCAGAAGGTGCAACAGCAATTACTGGTGAAACAATCAGTGTCTCTGGTGGTTCAAACGCATAA
- a CDS encoding lipocalin-like domain-containing protein, whose protein sequence is MAELKDQLIGTWKLVRYQDEDKDGNIFFPLGKDATGFIMYNPDGYMSAQLMQQGRQAYESGDLHTGTKDEMAEAAHGYVAYSGRFELDEENSTVYHTMEVSMNPTWLGDTQPRLFELDGDTLSIVNGNVPNQKLVWQRVK, encoded by the coding sequence ATGGCAGAACTTAAAGATCAATTAATTGGAACTTGGAAATTAGTAAGATATCAAGATGAAGATAAAGATGGGAACATCTTCTTTCCACTAGGCAAAGATGCAACAGGATTTATTATGTATAATCCAGATGGTTATATGTCAGCACAATTAATGCAACAAGGTCGCCAAGCATATGAATCAGGAGACTTACACACAGGTACAAAAGATGAAATGGCTGAAGCAGCCCACGGCTATGTTGCTTACTCAGGTCGTTTCGAATTAGATGAAGAGAATTCAACTGTATATCACACAATGGAAGTAAGTATGAATCCGACTTGGTTAGGAGATACACAACCTCGCTTATTTGAATTAGACGGCGATACACTTAGCATCGTAAACGGTAATGTGCCTAACCAGAAATTAGTTTGGCAACGTGTTAAATAA